From a region of the Corallococcus coralloides DSM 2259 genome:
- a CDS encoding FHA domain-containing protein, with protein MSVRLTVTQRSEAGGASGKEVVLDDSVITLGRDKTCQVVLPQQAVSRNHARIIQEGTLYFLEDLGSAYGTKINGKSLPKGEKELLRNGDVIAIAQYDVRFDKVVEIAPDVSDKTSFLARGILKDAMRGLAGGEERFLRYMNGPREGQRIEISEAQEHVFGRDEKEADVILKDDLVSRKHAKVRRDWSGTHVEDLGSRNGIKVNKKRVNRKALKDGDELEIGATRFVYVDPAEPPDEPAVSLSSESSAVVPAPSPPRPSPPKREEPPPPEPEPEPQPEPAQQEEQPASEDGSASSSEEPPPDGGEELPMPEPEPEPAAVSALADKKKLVPLIVMGVVGLSFLVLMIAVLAGA; from the coding sequence ATGAGCGTCCGTCTGACCGTCACACAGCGCAGCGAGGCCGGAGGCGCCTCGGGCAAAGAGGTCGTCCTCGACGACTCCGTCATCACCCTGGGGCGGGACAAGACCTGCCAGGTGGTGCTCCCGCAGCAGGCGGTGTCGCGCAACCACGCGCGCATCATCCAGGAAGGCACGCTCTACTTCCTGGAGGACCTGGGCAGCGCCTACGGCACGAAGATCAACGGCAAGTCGCTCCCCAAGGGTGAGAAGGAGCTGCTGCGCAACGGCGACGTCATCGCCATCGCGCAGTACGACGTCCGCTTCGACAAGGTCGTCGAGATCGCTCCGGACGTCAGCGACAAGACGTCCTTCCTCGCGCGCGGCATCTTGAAGGACGCGATGCGCGGACTCGCCGGCGGCGAGGAGCGCTTCCTGCGCTACATGAACGGCCCGCGCGAGGGCCAGCGCATCGAAATCTCCGAGGCCCAGGAGCACGTCTTCGGCCGCGACGAGAAGGAAGCCGACGTCATCCTCAAGGACGACCTCGTCTCCCGCAAGCACGCCAAGGTGCGCCGCGACTGGTCCGGCACGCACGTGGAGGACCTGGGCAGCCGCAACGGCATCAAGGTCAACAAGAAGCGGGTGAACCGCAAGGCGCTCAAGGACGGCGACGAGCTGGAGATTGGCGCCACCCGCTTCGTCTACGTGGACCCCGCCGAGCCCCCGGACGAGCCCGCGGTGAGCCTCTCCTCGGAGAGCTCCGCCGTCGTTCCGGCCCCCTCGCCGCCGCGCCCCTCCCCGCCCAAGCGCGAGGAGCCCCCTCCACCGGAACCCGAGCCGGAGCCGCAGCCCGAGCCGGCGCAGCAGGAGGAGCAGCCCGCCTCCGAGGATGGCTCCGCGTCCTCCTCCGAGGAGCCGCCGCCCGACGGTGGCGAGGAGCTGCCCATGCCGGAGCCCGAGCCAGAGCCGGCGGCCGTGTCCGCGCTGGCGGACAAGAAGAAGCTCGTCCCGCTCATCGTCATGGGCGTGGTGGGGCTGAGCTTCCTGGTGCTGATGATCGCCGTGCTCGCGGGCGCCTGA
- a CDS encoding inorganic diphosphatase, with translation MSGPDLAVPPLPLEPEVLIECPRFSMVKRRADGSVDFVSPLPCPYNYGSIPGLLSDDGDPLDAVVLGPRLSQGQRVRVPVVAVLGFIDAGKGDPKVVCGTHPMTSSERAGLERFFRVYALFKRGLHRVRGDVPDTRFVGWLREGP, from the coding sequence ATGAGCGGGCCGGACCTGGCCGTGCCTCCGCTGCCGCTCGAGCCGGAGGTGCTGATTGAGTGCCCGCGCTTCTCCATGGTGAAGCGGCGCGCGGATGGCTCCGTGGACTTCGTGTCGCCGCTGCCGTGCCCGTACAACTACGGCTCCATTCCGGGCCTGCTGTCGGATGACGGGGACCCGCTGGACGCGGTGGTGCTGGGGCCTCGGCTGTCGCAGGGGCAGCGCGTGCGCGTGCCGGTGGTGGCCGTGCTGGGCTTCATCGACGCGGGGAAGGGCGACCCGAAGGTGGTGTGCGGGACGCATCCAATGACGTCCTCGGAACGCGCGGGCCTGGAGCGCTTCTTCCGCGTCTACGCCCTGTTCAAGCGGGGCCTGCACCGCGTGCGTGGTGACGTGCCTGACACGCGCTTCGTGGGCTGGCTGCGCGAAGGGCCCTAG
- a CDS encoding cyclic nucleotide-binding domain-containing protein — MAPSETSSWNRRVLPAGAFQFALIAGVTQLKTSANALVLSRFESQALPYLYLLGALMTASLTLLPRGRPDAPTESPGILTGVGGVLALGLAAALSAGQRMPALALYLFADCFSTFVSFRFWGRMASAFDAREARRAFTVLNGFGMGGGIAGGLLVQALAVRLGTPAVVVSGAVSLLAAGAIFHHLHKAEPAPPPRTRSLQAWFPAWSYLGESPYAQVLAALGIAFAVLSSFVDYLFRLRVEGTLSEDGLAALFGSLQLWIGLFCVAFQLLVAERLLKRMGLLMYLALVPLVLAPLAGATLATGQLWPVHLLRLVETAVSYSILPVGIQLLYAAVPDEQREGLRSAVDGLLRKGGVVLAGLLLIGAGRGANGITMAVAVVALCAALGLLLVRLKPAYLTALGEQVGAHEEEEVELGGEAQKLLVEALGAPTPERVLRAVDMLEQAEAAPLRQHLASLLTHPHERVQERGVTLALSMEARELAPMLERLVEEGPRRPRDQAVWALARLSPERAERLLPPLLTSSDVGLRCAAIGALMRTQGNSAALESLRELLAKGDHAPVAERREVARLLGRLKDPRFAGPLSLYLEDMDISVRRVALTAVGEGGYVELAPRLLPFLGWREERPAARESLVQLGDAVTPLLELQLNNKAAPLAMRMQLPRVLRGIGSSAALNALLFSNVRDDAALHFRIGAQLSRLREEQPDHPVDVDRIHEALGRRRDTYRQLVGAFRDVQAALGPQSLLTRAVGDRLDQALELSFFLLGLLHPPQAMRRIHQHLVGTDSRRRAYALELLENLVAQEERELVMEQVEAHHRELPPGAPGRLWRRLAGLVQSEDLVLRACARHVARVNGLDVLPQEGDMSDTIVQRMFALEGVSVFSQSDVDDIAAIAEVAREASYKAGQRLYSQGDPGDALYVIVEGAVDAFRNGEHVLRFQAKEAIGEVSLLDGAPRPTDMVAAVDSRVLVIDRRDFLDLLADRPELLTGFFRSVSQQLQSVIDLPARREEGQRLELGAPQQPQAPLEGIGGLPPEGNAPSDV, encoded by the coding sequence GTGGCCCCTTCTGAAACCTCATCCTGGAACCGCCGCGTCCTGCCGGCGGGTGCGTTCCAGTTCGCGCTCATCGCTGGGGTGACGCAGCTCAAGACGTCCGCGAACGCGCTGGTGTTGTCGCGCTTCGAGTCCCAGGCGCTGCCGTACCTCTACCTGCTGGGTGCGTTGATGACGGCGTCGCTGACGCTGTTGCCTCGCGGCCGGCCGGACGCGCCCACCGAGTCTCCCGGCATCCTCACCGGGGTGGGCGGGGTGCTGGCGCTGGGGCTGGCGGCGGCGCTGTCCGCGGGGCAGCGCATGCCGGCGCTGGCGCTGTACCTGTTCGCGGACTGCTTCAGCACGTTCGTGTCGTTCCGCTTCTGGGGCCGCATGGCGTCCGCGTTCGACGCGCGCGAGGCACGCCGGGCCTTCACCGTGCTCAATGGCTTTGGCATGGGCGGCGGCATCGCGGGCGGTCTGCTGGTGCAGGCGCTGGCGGTGCGGCTGGGCACGCCCGCGGTGGTGGTGAGCGGCGCGGTGAGCCTGCTGGCCGCGGGCGCCATCTTCCACCACCTGCACAAGGCGGAGCCGGCGCCGCCCCCGCGCACACGCTCGCTGCAGGCGTGGTTCCCGGCGTGGAGCTACCTGGGGGAGAGCCCCTACGCGCAGGTGCTGGCGGCGCTGGGCATCGCGTTCGCGGTGCTGTCGTCCTTCGTGGACTACCTCTTCCGCCTGCGCGTGGAGGGCACGCTGAGCGAGGACGGGCTGGCGGCGCTGTTCGGCTCGCTGCAGCTGTGGATTGGCCTGTTCTGCGTGGCGTTCCAGCTGCTCGTGGCGGAGCGGCTGCTCAAGCGCATGGGCCTGCTCATGTACCTGGCGCTGGTGCCGCTGGTGCTCGCGCCGCTGGCGGGCGCCACGCTGGCCACCGGGCAGCTGTGGCCGGTGCACCTGTTGCGGCTGGTGGAGACGGCGGTGAGCTACTCCATCCTGCCGGTGGGCATCCAGCTGCTCTACGCGGCGGTGCCGGACGAGCAGCGCGAGGGGCTGCGGAGCGCGGTGGATGGCCTCCTGCGCAAGGGCGGCGTGGTGCTGGCGGGCCTGCTGCTCATCGGCGCGGGCCGGGGCGCCAACGGCATCACCATGGCGGTGGCGGTGGTGGCGCTGTGCGCCGCGCTGGGCCTGTTGCTCGTGCGCCTCAAGCCCGCGTACCTCACGGCGCTGGGCGAGCAGGTGGGCGCGCACGAAGAGGAAGAGGTGGAGCTGGGCGGCGAGGCGCAGAAGCTGCTCGTGGAGGCGCTGGGCGCGCCCACGCCGGAGCGGGTGCTGCGCGCGGTGGACATGCTGGAGCAGGCGGAGGCCGCGCCCCTGAGGCAGCACCTGGCCTCGCTCCTCACCCATCCCCACGAGCGCGTGCAGGAGCGCGGCGTGACGCTGGCCCTGTCCATGGAGGCGCGGGAGCTGGCGCCCATGCTGGAGCGGCTGGTGGAGGAGGGCCCCCGGCGCCCTCGCGACCAGGCCGTGTGGGCCCTGGCGCGGCTGTCCCCCGAGCGCGCGGAGCGGCTCCTGCCGCCGCTGCTCACCAGCTCCGACGTGGGCCTGCGCTGCGCGGCGATTGGCGCGCTGATGCGCACGCAGGGCAACTCCGCGGCGCTGGAGTCCCTGCGCGAGTTGCTGGCGAAGGGCGACCACGCGCCCGTGGCCGAGCGGCGTGAGGTGGCGCGGCTGTTGGGCCGGCTGAAGGACCCTCGCTTCGCGGGGCCACTGTCGCTCTACCTGGAGGACATGGACATCTCCGTGCGGCGCGTGGCGCTGACGGCGGTGGGCGAGGGCGGCTACGTGGAGCTGGCGCCGCGCCTGTTGCCGTTCCTCGGCTGGCGCGAGGAGCGTCCGGCCGCGCGCGAGTCGCTGGTGCAGCTGGGCGACGCGGTGACGCCGCTATTGGAGCTGCAGCTCAACAACAAGGCCGCGCCGCTGGCCATGCGGATGCAACTGCCTCGCGTGCTGCGCGGCATCGGTTCGTCCGCGGCGCTCAACGCGCTCCTGTTCTCCAACGTGCGCGACGACGCGGCGCTGCACTTCCGCATCGGCGCGCAGCTGTCGCGTCTGCGTGAAGAGCAGCCGGACCACCCGGTGGACGTGGACCGCATCCACGAGGCGCTGGGCCGCCGCCGCGACACGTACCGCCAGCTGGTGGGGGCCTTCCGTGACGTGCAGGCGGCGCTGGGGCCCCAGTCGCTGCTCACCCGCGCGGTGGGCGACCGGTTGGATCAGGCGCTGGAGCTGTCGTTCTTCCTGCTGGGACTCCTGCACCCGCCGCAGGCCATGCGCCGCATCCACCAGCACCTGGTGGGCACCGATTCGCGCCGTCGCGCCTATGCGTTGGAGCTGCTGGAGAACCTGGTGGCGCAGGAGGAGCGCGAGCTGGTGATGGAGCAGGTGGAGGCCCACCACCGCGAGTTGCCGCCTGGAGCGCCGGGCCGTCTGTGGCGGCGGCTGGCGGGGCTCGTGCAGAGTGAGGACCTGGTGCTGCGCGCGTGCGCCCGCCACGTGGCGCGGGTGAACGGCCTGGACGTGCTCCCGCAGGAGGGTGACATGAGCGATACCATCGTCCAACGGATGTTCGCCCTGGAGGGCGTGAGCGTCTTCTCGCAGAGCGACGTGGACGACATCGCCGCCATCGCGGAGGTGGCGCGCGAGGCGTCCTACAAGGCGGGCCAGCGGCTCTACAGCCAGGGCGACCCGGGCGACGCGCTCTACGTCATCGTCGAGGGCGCGGTGGACGCGTTCCGCAACGGCGAGCACGTGCTGCGCTTCCAGGCGAAGGAGGCCATTGGCGAGGTGAGCCTGCTCGACGGCGCGCCCCGGCCCACGGACATGGTGGCCGCGGTGGACTCGCGCGTGCTCGTCATCGACCGGCGCGACTTCCTGGATCTGCTCGCGGACCGCCCGGAGCTGCTCACGGGCTTCTTCCGCTCCGTGAGCCAGCAGCTCCAGAGCGTCATCGACCTGCCCGCGCGCCGTGAGGAGGGCCAGCGGCTGGAGCTGGGCGCCCCCCAGCAGCCCCAGGCGCCGCTGGAGGGCATTGGCGGCCTGCCGCCCGAAGGCAACGCGCCCTCGGACGTGTGA
- a CDS encoding stage II sporulation protein M, giving the protein MEMAEFIETRRPRWQQLESLLDKSEGEGLRKLSLDEARSLGKLYRAVSSDLLWVRARSGSADVSAYLNDLVGRAYALTYPGSRPRFADVWAFVARGFPALLHHEWRMYVASVLLFLAGAGFGYVGMVVDPDAAHYLVPDQHVSLDPVKRAADEAAGKGMSVEEQAQFTTFLFTHNIQVAFLAFALGVTLGLGTAVMLFVNGLFLGALAQVYAAKGMAGWFWAWILPHGIPEISAICIAGAAGLVIARGMVAPGGLSRGQALRKEAVTAVKMLFGTLVLFVLAGFIEGTVSQIHPPKLSVAFKVGFALTVGTGVYAYLLSDWMRGRRKDARAAAELAG; this is encoded by the coding sequence ATGGAGATGGCGGAGTTCATCGAGACGCGGCGTCCACGCTGGCAGCAACTGGAGTCGCTGCTGGACAAGTCCGAGGGCGAGGGGCTGCGCAAGCTGAGCCTGGACGAGGCCCGCTCGTTGGGGAAGCTGTACCGCGCCGTCTCCAGCGACCTGTTGTGGGTGCGCGCGCGCAGCGGATCCGCGGACGTGAGCGCGTATCTCAATGACCTGGTGGGCCGCGCGTACGCGCTGACGTACCCGGGCAGCCGGCCCCGGTTCGCGGACGTGTGGGCCTTCGTGGCGCGCGGCTTCCCGGCGCTCCTGCACCACGAGTGGCGCATGTACGTGGCATCCGTGCTGCTGTTCCTGGCGGGCGCGGGCTTCGGCTACGTGGGCATGGTGGTGGATCCGGATGCCGCGCACTACCTGGTGCCCGATCAGCACGTGAGCCTGGACCCCGTGAAGCGCGCCGCGGACGAGGCCGCGGGCAAGGGCATGTCGGTGGAGGAGCAGGCCCAGTTCACGACGTTCCTCTTCACGCACAACATCCAGGTGGCGTTCCTGGCGTTCGCGCTGGGCGTCACGCTGGGGCTGGGCACGGCGGTGATGCTGTTCGTCAACGGCCTGTTCCTGGGGGCGCTCGCCCAGGTGTACGCGGCGAAGGGGATGGCGGGGTGGTTCTGGGCGTGGATCCTCCCGCATGGCATCCCGGAGATTTCGGCCATCTGCATCGCGGGCGCGGCGGGGTTGGTCATCGCGCGGGGCATGGTGGCGCCGGGCGGGTTGTCTCGCGGGCAGGCGCTGCGCAAGGAGGCGGTGACGGCGGTGAAGATGCTGTTCGGCACGCTGGTGCTGTTCGTGCTGGCGGGCTTCATCGAAGGCACCGTGTCGCAGATCCATCCGCCGAAGCTGTCGGTGGCCTTCAAGGTTGGCTTCGCGCTCACGGTGGGGACGGGCGTCTACGCGTACCTGCTGTCGGACTGGATGCGTGGCCGGCGCAAGGATGCGCGTGCGGCGGCGGAGCTGGCGGGATGA
- a CDS encoding GNAT family N-acetyltransferase translates to MIQAAFQTADFTAESVEDNDTHVLQPLLDRCEDYHQIAYGRPALPDQARNIPRERPPTLAPGQGHLFALRDAQGGLAGMLEALRDFPAPEEWYIGLLLLAPEARGHGRGEAVLNAYEGYVRANGGRLLRVAVVEHNEVARRFWTRVGFQPEQWVGPIEQGLRWNRVLKMTKTLSPA, encoded by the coding sequence ATGATCCAGGCGGCATTCCAGACGGCGGACTTCACGGCGGAGTCCGTCGAGGACAATGACACGCACGTCCTGCAACCGCTCCTCGACCGCTGCGAGGACTACCACCAGATCGCCTACGGCCGTCCCGCGCTCCCGGATCAGGCCCGGAACATCCCCCGCGAAAGGCCCCCCACGCTCGCCCCCGGCCAGGGCCACCTCTTCGCGCTCCGCGACGCGCAAGGCGGCCTCGCGGGGATGCTCGAAGCCCTGCGCGACTTCCCGGCGCCGGAGGAGTGGTACATCGGCCTGCTGCTCCTCGCGCCAGAGGCCCGAGGCCACGGCCGGGGCGAGGCCGTGCTGAACGCATACGAAGGCTACGTGCGCGCGAACGGTGGCCGGTTGCTGCGCGTGGCGGTGGTGGAGCACAACGAGGTCGCGCGCCGCTTCTGGACGCGCGTGGGTTTCCAGCCGGAGCAATGGGTGGGCCCCATCGAGCAGGGCCTCCGCTGGAACCGGGTCCTGAAGATGACCAAGACCCTCAGCCCGGCCTAG
- a CDS encoding bifunctional metallophosphatase/5'-nucleotidase, producing MGRWVNDEKHCAGPLKDGQATCPDAGTLALTTGDLWTGPAISSFFLGAPTAEVMGHMGFAASALGNHELSYAKDSFLKNRTAGGFPFLAANLKVTDAALAKDLSMPAFQVYERRGLKIAVVGLTSQKTVRTAMSGRAEGLEVTPNEDALSTAVPEARKAGADVVVIVADQCPTDLQPVLAKHADWKVSLVAGGRCGTDAPGVKTEGDTTYASLGRGFDSYLRAQLKFDPSKAAGQKLTGVDTKVVEVAGGTPDAETAKRIAEWQAKVDQALGRKIGFTKTGIPNDSPLMAKWVAGAVRTQLNTDGAILNKGGIRNGLAKGEVTLGSVYSAMPFENSLLTVKLKGEDLAKQLANPDALVAGFTPAGNGKFKDAQGKPLDPKKEYTIATVEYLYFGGDGFDFEKLDTDPAETGMAWQTPVVEWTEAQASTEAKPLEKLVK from the coding sequence ATGGGCCGCTGGGTGAATGATGAGAAGCACTGTGCCGGTCCGCTGAAGGACGGCCAGGCGACCTGTCCGGATGCCGGCACGCTCGCCCTGACGACGGGCGACCTGTGGACGGGCCCGGCCATCTCCTCCTTCTTCCTGGGTGCTCCGACGGCTGAGGTGATGGGGCACATGGGCTTTGCGGCCTCTGCTCTGGGCAACCACGAGCTGTCGTACGCCAAGGATTCCTTCCTGAAGAACCGCACGGCCGGGGGCTTCCCCTTCCTGGCCGCGAACCTGAAGGTGACGGACGCGGCGCTGGCGAAGGACCTGTCCATGCCCGCGTTCCAGGTCTACGAGCGGCGGGGCCTGAAGATTGCGGTGGTGGGCCTCACCTCGCAGAAGACGGTCCGCACGGCGATGTCCGGCCGCGCGGAGGGCCTGGAGGTCACCCCCAACGAGGACGCGCTGAGCACGGCCGTTCCGGAGGCGCGCAAGGCAGGCGCGGACGTGGTGGTGATCGTGGCGGACCAGTGCCCCACGGACCTGCAGCCGGTGCTGGCGAAGCACGCGGACTGGAAGGTGTCGCTGGTGGCCGGTGGCCGCTGCGGCACGGACGCCCCGGGCGTGAAGACGGAAGGTGACACCACCTACGCGTCGCTGGGTCGCGGCTTTGATTCGTACCTGCGCGCGCAGCTGAAGTTCGACCCGTCGAAGGCGGCGGGCCAGAAGCTGACCGGCGTGGACACGAAGGTCGTCGAGGTCGCGGGCGGCACGCCGGACGCGGAGACGGCGAAGCGCATCGCGGAGTGGCAGGCGAAGGTGGACCAGGCGCTGGGCCGGAAGATCGGCTTCACCAAGACGGGCATCCCGAATGACTCGCCGCTGATGGCGAAGTGGGTGGCGGGCGCGGTGCGCACGCAGCTCAACACGGACGGTGCAATCCTCAACAAGGGCGGCATCCGCAATGGTCTGGCCAAGGGTGAGGTGACGCTGGGCAGCGTGTACTCGGCGATGCCGTTCGAGAACTCGCTGCTCACCGTGAAGCTCAAGGGCGAGGACCTGGCCAAGCAGCTGGCGAACCCGGACGCGCTCGTGGCCGGCTTCACCCCGGCGGGCAACGGCAAGTTCAAGGACGCCCAGGGCAAGCCGCTGGATCCGAAGAAGGAGTACACGATCGCCACCGTGGAGTACCTGTACTTCGGCGGCGACGGCTTCGACTTCGAGAAGCTGGACACCGACCCGGCGGAGACGGGCATGGCGTGGCAGACGCCGGTCGTCGAGTGGACGGAGGCCCAGGCCTCCACCGAGGCGAAGCCGCTCGAGAAGCTGGTCAAGTAG
- a CDS encoding tetratricopeptide repeat protein, which yields MRLRLVLTLTAAASLTTTACLSTPPPHERALINNELCAQEMANGDLQKAETYCNLGLEFSPQYADLWANKGLIAMYSGNKGKAKDFFIKALRFNQEHLQAYQNLGVLYLEEGAYGKAHDNFKRALQVNPDNLESRYDLGLTFMKMGKTKEAKKEFDTLLAVNPNVANAHHNLGIMAYEDKDLETAFEHISQAAQLTPDSAEVWHDLGTVLMEQSRFAEAREAFGNCARLDEKNSSCLNNLAVAQRKVALTDSALKELKDTQTAENSAPAMYLLARQYREKGLLTEEENAYRKCVKLDAKFAPCHFGLFQLFNDAQKQKSAQTACKNFMKFGTSEEFPTEYTTCERFLANDSF from the coding sequence ATGCGTCTTCGCCTTGTCCTCACGCTGACCGCCGCCGCTTCCCTCACCACCACCGCCTGCCTCAGCACGCCGCCCCCGCATGAACGGGCGCTCATCAACAATGAGCTGTGCGCGCAGGAGATGGCCAACGGGGACCTGCAGAAGGCGGAGACCTACTGCAACCTGGGCCTGGAGTTCTCCCCCCAGTACGCGGACCTGTGGGCCAACAAGGGCCTCATCGCCATGTACTCGGGCAACAAGGGCAAGGCGAAGGACTTCTTCATCAAGGCCCTGCGCTTCAACCAGGAGCACCTGCAGGCCTACCAGAACCTGGGCGTCCTCTACCTGGAGGAAGGCGCCTACGGAAAGGCCCACGACAACTTCAAGCGCGCCCTGCAGGTGAACCCGGACAATTTGGAGTCGCGCTACGACCTGGGCCTCACCTTCATGAAGATGGGCAAGACGAAGGAGGCCAAGAAGGAGTTCGACACGCTGCTCGCGGTCAACCCCAACGTGGCCAACGCCCACCACAACCTCGGCATCATGGCCTACGAGGACAAGGACCTGGAGACGGCCTTCGAGCACATCTCCCAGGCCGCCCAGCTCACCCCGGACTCCGCGGAGGTGTGGCACGACCTGGGCACGGTGCTGATGGAGCAGAGCCGCTTCGCGGAGGCCCGCGAGGCCTTCGGCAACTGTGCCCGCCTGGATGAGAAGAACTCCAGCTGCCTCAACAACCTCGCCGTCGCCCAGCGCAAGGTGGCCCTCACCGACTCCGCCCTCAAGGAGCTGAAGGACACCCAGACGGCGGAGAACAGCGCCCCGGCCATGTACCTGCTCGCGCGCCAGTACCGCGAGAAGGGCCTGCTCACGGAGGAGGAGAACGCCTACCGCAAGTGCGTGAAGCTGGACGCCAAGTTCGCGCCCTGTCACTTCGGCCTCTTCCAGCTCTTCAACGACGCGCAAAAGCAGAAGAGCGCTCAGACGGCGTGCAAGAACTTCATGAAGTTTGGAACCTCCGAGGAATTCCCCACCGAGTACACGACGTGTGAGAGATTCCTCGCCAACGACTCGTTCTAG
- a CDS encoding RDD family protein: MTPTPDTLLDGTHTVLTPEYVEFRFTLAGVYARFLAWLIDALIVGFATMVVLLVFQVAMAAFPGFASALGIVVYFLVDWGYGITLETVWAGQTVGKRVMSLRVIQESGVRIGFYHAALRNLARVVDRLPLLYLVGGSVALVSRSHQRLGDLLAGTIVVRERRLKVPSAIETRGEEGLLADPLFVSRVKRLSTEERELVLSAALRREELRLEARLTLFSALGARLQDSLAMEKPAHLSDEKWTLLVAAALLPAPASRPGRPTSGPRSTSPGPRSPSATSAYPR, translated from the coding sequence GTGACGCCCACCCCCGACACCCTGCTCGACGGCACCCACACGGTGCTGACCCCGGAGTACGTGGAGTTCCGCTTCACGCTGGCGGGGGTGTACGCGCGCTTCCTCGCGTGGCTCATCGACGCGCTCATCGTCGGCTTCGCCACGATGGTGGTGCTGCTGGTGTTCCAGGTGGCCATGGCCGCGTTCCCGGGGTTCGCCAGCGCGCTGGGCATCGTCGTCTACTTCCTGGTGGACTGGGGCTACGGCATCACGCTGGAGACCGTGTGGGCGGGCCAGACGGTGGGCAAGCGCGTGATGTCCCTGCGGGTCATCCAGGAGAGCGGCGTGCGCATCGGCTTCTACCACGCGGCCCTGCGCAACCTGGCGCGCGTGGTGGACCGGCTGCCGCTGCTCTACCTCGTGGGCGGCTCGGTCGCGCTCGTGTCGCGCTCGCACCAGCGGCTGGGTGATTTGCTCGCCGGCACCATCGTCGTGCGCGAGCGGCGCCTCAAGGTGCCCTCCGCCATCGAGACGCGCGGCGAGGAGGGCCTGTTGGCGGATCCGCTGTTCGTCTCGCGCGTGAAGCGGCTGTCCACCGAGGAGCGGGAGCTGGTGCTGTCCGCCGCCCTGCGCCGCGAGGAGCTGCGGCTGGAGGCCCGGCTCACGCTGTTCTCCGCGCTGGGCGCCCGGCTCCAGGACTCGCTCGCCATGGAGAAGCCCGCCCACCTCTCGGATGAGAAGTGGACGCTGCTCGTCGCCGCCGCCCTGCTGCCCGCCCCGGCATCCCGCCCGGGGCGGCCCACGTCCGGACCTAGAAGTACGTCGCCAGGCCCACGGAGCCCGTCAGCGACGTCTGCGTATCCTCGTTGA
- a CDS encoding outer membrane beta-barrel protein → MRTYLCAFGLLAALLGAAPAHAQFSNRSLGLSLGYMDFKETAGLAGTPFIGLEGSLYIENGFEVVSLSKLMFPKDTYASPEKRVVGLAPSLGIRYLLLEESIRPYIGTDVSYLIVFKDSISNFVGIGPNAGVDFFLSDSVSLGVRAQYNFYIALNEDTQTSLTGSVGLATYF, encoded by the coding sequence ATGCGTACCTACCTTTGTGCTTTCGGCTTGCTCGCTGCCCTGCTGGGCGCGGCTCCTGCTCACGCGCAGTTCTCAAACCGGAGTCTGGGCCTGTCGCTGGGCTACATGGACTTCAAGGAGACCGCGGGACTCGCGGGCACGCCGTTCATCGGTCTGGAGGGAAGCCTCTACATCGAGAACGGCTTCGAGGTCGTCTCGCTGTCGAAGCTGATGTTCCCCAAGGACACCTACGCCTCGCCGGAGAAGCGCGTGGTGGGCCTGGCTCCGTCGCTGGGCATCCGCTACCTGCTGCTGGAGGAGTCCATCCGCCCGTATATCGGCACGGACGTGAGCTACCTCATCGTCTTCAAGGACAGCATCAGCAACTTCGTGGGCATCGGGCCCAACGCGGGCGTGGACTTCTTCCTCAGCGACTCGGTGAGCCTGGGCGTGCGCGCGCAGTACAACTTCTACATCGCGCTCAACGAGGATACGCAGACGTCGCTGACGGGCTCCGTGGGCCTGGCGACGTACTTCTAG